CGTTCTGTCGCAGATTTGATGGAAGAAGGCGCGCATGTCCTGATCCGTAATCAGGTTATGGAAGGCGTGGCTGACATGATTGACAACGTGCAGGTTGAGGCGACGTTTCCGGATGGAACCAAGCTTGTTACCGTGCACAAACCTATTCGTTAATTTAAAAAGGAATACGAAAATGAAAACAATATCCAGAACCTGTTTCTTTGCCGCAGCTGCGTTTTTCGCCGGCAT
This is a stretch of genomic DNA from Candidatus Tokpelaia hoelldoblerii. It encodes these proteins:
- the ureA gene encoding Urease subunit gamma (bhsal04980); the encoded protein is MHLTPREKDKLLIATAAMVARRRLERGVLLNHPETIALITDFVVEGAREGRSVADLMEEGAHVLIRNQVMEGVADMIDNVQVEATFPDGTKLVTVHKPIR